From a region of the Vidua macroura isolate BioBank_ID:100142 chromosome 3, ASM2450914v1, whole genome shotgun sequence genome:
- the TBXT gene encoding T-box transcription factor T isoform X1: protein MSPGGTFMAGYNSGPAAEGAGRRPGPGSVSVRPCQRAAPRAGGRGAGMSSPGAEGAGKPPQYRVDHLLSAVESELQAGSEKGDPTERELRVALEDSDLWLRFKELTNEMIVTKNGRRMFPVLKVSVSGLDPNAMYSFLLDFVAADGHRWKYVNGEWVPGGKPEPQAPSCVYIHPDSPNFGAHWMKAPVSFSKVKLTNKLNGGGQIMLNSLHKYEPRIHIVRVGGPQRMITSHSFPETQFIAVTAYQNEEITALKIKYNPFAKAFLDAKERSDHKDMMEEVGDSQQSGYSQLGSWLIPGSGALCPPANPHAQFGAPLSLSPAHSCERYSSLRSHRPAPYASPYTHRNNSPTYADNSSACLSMLQSHDNWSSLGVTTHTAMLPMGHSTGTATSSSQYPNLWSVSNSTITPASQPSGMSNGLSSQFLRGSPGHYSALSHPVTAASSASPLYDGAAPADLPDSQYDASAHARLASTWTPVTSPSM, encoded by the exons ATGTCACCGGGGGGGACGTTTATGGCGGGCTATAACAGCGGCCCGGCCGCCGAGGGCGCGGGGAGGCGGCCCGGGCCCGGCTCGGTGTCGGTGCGGCCGTGCCAGCGAGCTgccccgcgggcgggcgggcgcggggccgggatGAGCTCCCCCGGCGCGGAGGGCGCGGGCAAGCCCCCGCAGTACCGCGTGGACCACCTGCTGAGCGCCGTGGAGAGCGAGCTGCAGGCGGGCAGCGAGAAGGGGGACCCCACGGAGCGGGAGCTGCGCGTCGCGCTGGAGGACAGCGACCTGTGGCTGCGCTTCAAGGAGCTCACCAACGAGATGATCGTCACCAAGAACGGCAG GAGGATGTTCCCGGTGCTGAAGGTGAGCGTGTCGGGGCTGGACCCCAACGCCATGTACTCCTTCCTGCTGGACTTCGTGGCGGCCGACGGGCACCGCTGGAAGTACGTGAACGGGGAGTGGGTGCCGGGCGGGAAGCCGGAGCCGCAGGCGCCCAGCTGCGTCTACATCCACCCCGACTCGCCCAACTTCGGCGCCCACTGGATGAAGGCGCCCGTCTCCTTCAGCAAAGTCAAACTCACCAACAAGCTCAACGGCGGCGGGCAG ATCATGTTGAACTCCCTGCACAAGTATGAGCCACGGATTCACATAGTGCGAGTGGGTGGCCCGCAGCGGATGATCACCAGCCATTCCTTCCCAGAAACCCAGTTTATAGCTGTGACAGCCTACCAGAACGAGGAG atcacagctttaaaaattaaatacaatcCGTTTGCAAAGGCATTTCTTGATGCAAAAGAAAG GAGTGATCACAAAGACATGATGGAGGAAGTTGGGGACAGCCAGCAGTCTGGGTATTCACAGT TAGGTAGCTGGCTTATTCCTGGCAgtggggctctgtgccccccTGCCAATCCTCACGCGCAGTTTGGAGCCCCGCTGTCGCTgtcccctgcccacagctgtgAGAGGTACTCATCGCTGAGGAGCCACCGGCCTGCGCCCTACGCCAGCCCCTACACACACAGGAACAACTCGCCAA CCTATGCTGACAACTCCTCTGCCTGCCTATCCATGCTGCAGTCCCATGACAACTGGTCTTCTCTGGGAGTTACTACACACACAGCCATGCTGCCCATGGGtcacagcactggcacagctacCAGCTCCAG TCAGTACCCCAACCTGTGGTCTGTGAGTAACAGCACCATCACGCCGGCGTCCCAGCCGAGCGGCATGTCCAACGGGCTGAGCTCCCAGTTCCTGCGTGGCTCTCCAGGACACTACTCAGCTCTGTCCCACCCCGTGacagcagcctcctctgccTCACCCCTGTACGACGGCGCGGCGCCCGCGGACCTGCCCGACAGCCAGTACGACGCCTCTGCACATGCCAGGCTGGCATCCACGTGGACACCTGTCACCTCCCCTTCCATGTAA
- the TBXT gene encoding T-box transcription factor T isoform X2 — protein sequence MSPGGTFMAGYNSGPAAEGAGRRPGPGSVSVRPCQRAAPRAGGRGAGMSSPGAEGAGKPPQYRVDHLLSAVESELQAGSEKGDPTERELRVALEDSDLWLRFKELTNEMIVTKNGRRMFPVLKVSVSGLDPNAMYSFLLDFVAADGHRWKYVNGEWVPGGKPEPQAPSCVYIHPDSPNFGAHWMKAPVSFSKVKLTNKLNGGGQIMLNSLHKYEPRIHIVRVGGPQRMITSHSFPETQFIAVTAYQNEEITALKIKYNPFAKAFLDAKERSDHKDMMEEVGDSQQSGYSQLGSWLIPGSGALCPPANPHAQFGAPLSLSPAHSCERYSSLRSHRPAPYASPYTHRNNSPTAYADNSSACLSMLQSHDNWSSLGVTTHTAMLPMGHSTGTATSSSQYPNLWSVSNSTITPASQPSGMSNGLSSQFLRGSPGHYSALSHPVTAASSASPLYDGAAPADLPDSQYDASAHARLASTWTPVTSPSM from the exons ATGTCACCGGGGGGGACGTTTATGGCGGGCTATAACAGCGGCCCGGCCGCCGAGGGCGCGGGGAGGCGGCCCGGGCCCGGCTCGGTGTCGGTGCGGCCGTGCCAGCGAGCTgccccgcgggcgggcgggcgcggggccgggatGAGCTCCCCCGGCGCGGAGGGCGCGGGCAAGCCCCCGCAGTACCGCGTGGACCACCTGCTGAGCGCCGTGGAGAGCGAGCTGCAGGCGGGCAGCGAGAAGGGGGACCCCACGGAGCGGGAGCTGCGCGTCGCGCTGGAGGACAGCGACCTGTGGCTGCGCTTCAAGGAGCTCACCAACGAGATGATCGTCACCAAGAACGGCAG GAGGATGTTCCCGGTGCTGAAGGTGAGCGTGTCGGGGCTGGACCCCAACGCCATGTACTCCTTCCTGCTGGACTTCGTGGCGGCCGACGGGCACCGCTGGAAGTACGTGAACGGGGAGTGGGTGCCGGGCGGGAAGCCGGAGCCGCAGGCGCCCAGCTGCGTCTACATCCACCCCGACTCGCCCAACTTCGGCGCCCACTGGATGAAGGCGCCCGTCTCCTTCAGCAAAGTCAAACTCACCAACAAGCTCAACGGCGGCGGGCAG ATCATGTTGAACTCCCTGCACAAGTATGAGCCACGGATTCACATAGTGCGAGTGGGTGGCCCGCAGCGGATGATCACCAGCCATTCCTTCCCAGAAACCCAGTTTATAGCTGTGACAGCCTACCAGAACGAGGAG atcacagctttaaaaattaaatacaatcCGTTTGCAAAGGCATTTCTTGATGCAAAAGAAAG GAGTGATCACAAAGACATGATGGAGGAAGTTGGGGACAGCCAGCAGTCTGGGTATTCACAGT TAGGTAGCTGGCTTATTCCTGGCAgtggggctctgtgccccccTGCCAATCCTCACGCGCAGTTTGGAGCCCCGCTGTCGCTgtcccctgcccacagctgtgAGAGGTACTCATCGCTGAGGAGCCACCGGCCTGCGCCCTACGCCAGCCCCTACACACACAGGAACAACTCGCCAA CAGCCTATGCTGACAACTCCTCTGCCTGCCTATCCATGCTGCAGTCCCATGACAACTGGTCTTCTCTGGGAGTTACTACACACACAGCCATGCTGCCCATGGGtcacagcactggcacagctacCAGCTCCAG TCAGTACCCCAACCTGTGGTCTGTGAGTAACAGCACCATCACGCCGGCGTCCCAGCCGAGCGGCATGTCCAACGGGCTGAGCTCCCAGTTCCTGCGTGGCTCTCCAGGACACTACTCAGCTCTGTCCCACCCCGTGacagcagcctcctctgccTCACCCCTGTACGACGGCGCGGCGCCCGCGGACCTGCCCGACAGCCAGTACGACGCCTCTGCACATGCCAGGCTGGCATCCACGTGGACACCTGTCACCTCCCCTTCCATGTAA